The following are encoded in a window of Harmonia axyridis chromosome 7, icHarAxyr1.1, whole genome shotgun sequence genomic DNA:
- the LOC123684439 gene encoding proline-rich protein 2-like, producing the protein MLRSIIIICCGYHLAAAAAVPASDNGYHGLNLDDYSLLKSQLAPLYTEPIFKGYPQPLYLSPLPKETFLPAPIYAPAASIFKVPAPIYTAPVLKEAAPAEAAVPVVKAVAPVVKAVAPATSYASVTKYHISHGPAKKVVVPVAPVVKEISYDNLYGYH; encoded by the exons atgttaaGATCTATT ATTATTATTTGCTGCGGCTATCATTTGGCTGCTGCAGCAGCAGTACCAGCTTCAGATAATGGCTATCATGGACTTAATCTAGACGACTACTCACTATTGAAATCACAACTTGCTCCACTTTATACAGAACCGATTTTCAAAGGCTATCCACAGCCCCTCTATCTTTCACCACTGCCAAAAGAAACTTTTCTTCCTGCTCCCATATATGCACCAGCAGCCTCTATTTTCAAGGTCCCTGCACCAATCTACACAGCACCAGTTCTCAAAGAAGCTGCCCCTGCAGAGGCCGCTGTTCCTGTTGTCAAAGCTGTTGCTCCTGTTGTAAAAGCCGTTGCACCTGCTACAAGTTACGCCAGCGTTACAAAATATCACATTTCTCATGGTCCTGCAAAGAAG GTTGTTGTTCCTGTTGCTCCAGTTGTAAAGGAAA
- the LOC123685496 gene encoding zinc finger CCCH domain-containing protein 14 isoform X2, protein MVMVANKRTKTQMNEDLSLFLNRKTSVFVDWLHIVLKKLKEVSVTNLDVYKKASKRKSNEYTNAKVHQKKIKKEYCKNTDAIIFKQEMENNQDKSLTDDLPLNVKSLTENRKIVLIPDKPQNSLNQSFDIPSLSEIEQPSLMELKDIESQIKNVKSRLGFKIDQEVDESELQQLIENNKKIPNECEISSNRRQAIRESKYGTNSNITGIEDNPKRIEFGDTNDHSSNVRKEHSKIIFSKKDFRSPSRSPPRKKSIHDRLGTYGDEKTKSVLSRLGNYSLNEKKEDSNTKRTHSKYVKERKLKEIRVSDIREKNKSILVKNGVLQSGGVKDLRSQLSVGGSVMAKNKDLKKRLGLSSKVTIPPMDPQLLEDTFKKREVVSVIKVKPRILPPNVQQANKNLLLKAVADAQKSIAQSKSVGQNHKNTSTIFGNPDVRYKEDDSELLVHTAKTRKVSEVGKEILKQFLSSQSDESSDQEYIPIPIKRTEANVKYVPSSLDRNVEENDENAEKKHKFIVTLDGIQKSDMVARLSVKDRLDTRTLRSPIIFDVDGESTKTKRNIPQELPTVPVTISKKKEKCKYYPSCKNGERCEFIHPAKMCEQFPYCKFGDKCLYIHPNCKFGNSCTKRGCPFVHLNEYGAKNAISAVPVKTQVLTVQICKFFPKCTNLSCSFFHPKPCKYGIYCKNQSGCNYIHSAFSTSKSLTWKAK, encoded by the exons ATGGTAATGGTTGCTAATAAGCGTACCAAGACCCAAATGAACGAAGATTTATCCCTCTTTTTGAATAGAAAAACATCAGTCTTTGTTGATTGGCTTCATATAGTATTAAAGAAACTTAAAGAAGTTTCGGTAACCAATTTGG ATGTTTACAAGAAAGCTAGTAAAAGAAAATCCAATGAATATACAAATGCAAAAGTACatcagaagaaaataaaaaaagaatattgtaAGAATACTGAtgcaataattttcaaacaggaAATGGAAAATAACCAAGATAAATCTCTAACAGATGATTTACCTTTGAATGTAAAATCTCTGactgaaaatagaaaaattgttttgattcCTGATAAACCTCAAAATAGTCTTAATCAAAGCTTTGATATACCCTCATTGTCTGAAATTGAACAGCCATCTCTgatggaattgaaagatattgagtctcaaataaaaaatgttaaaagtaGATTGGGTTTTAAAATAGACCAAGAGGTAGATGAATCTGAATTGCAACAattaattgaaaacaataaaaaaataccaaatGAATGTGAGATTTCCAGCAATAGGAGGCAAGCCATTAGGGAGTCaaaatatggaacaaattccAATATAACAGGGATAGAGGATAATCCCAAAAGAATTGAATTTGGTGATACTAATGATCATTCCTCAAATGTTAGAAAAGAACAttctaaaattatattttccaaAAAGGACTTTAGATCACCTTCAAGATCTCCACCTAGGAAGAAATCTATTCATGATAGACTTGGGACATATGGTGATGAGAAAACTAAATCAGTGTTGAGCCGACTTGGAAATTATAGTTTGAATGAGAAAAAAGAAGATTCAAACACAAAGAGAACACATTCAAAGTATGTAAAGGAAAGGAAACTAAAGGAAATTAGAGTCTCAGATATTAGAGAGAAAAACAAGAGTATTCTAGTTAAAAATGGAGTGTTACAGAGTGGAGGAGTTAAAGATTTACGTAGTCAACTATCAGTGGGTGGATCAGTGATGGCAAAGAACAAG GATTTAAAGAAACGACTTGGTTTATCTTCTAAAGTTACTATTCCACCAATGGATCCACAATTGCTCGAAGATACTTTTAAAAAACGAGAGGTTGTCAGTGTCATCAAGGTTAAACCTAGGATTTTACCACCAAATGTTCAACAAGCCAACAAAAATCTCCTTTTGAAGGCTGTTGCCGACGCACAAAAGAGTATAGCGCAATCAAAATCAGTTGGACAGAATCATAAG AATACTTCAACCATTTTTGGTAATCCAGATGTGAGATATAAGGAAGATGATTCAGAGTTACTTGTACATACTGCCAAAACACGAAAAGTATCAGAAGTAGGAAAAGAAATACTCAAACAATTCTTATCTAGTCAAAGCGATGAATCTTCAGACCAAGAGTATATACCAATACCCATTAAAAGAACAGAAGCCAATGTAAAGTATGTCCCTAGTTCTCTTGATAGGAATGTGGAAGAGAATGATGAAAATGCtgagaaaaaacacaaattcaTTGTTACTTTAGATGGAATTCAAAAGAGCGATATGGTTGCGAGATTATCTGTTAAGGATAGACTCGATACTAGAACACTTAGATCACCAATTATCTTTGATGTTGACGGTGAAAGTACTAAGACTAAGAGGAACATACCTCAAGAACTTCCGACAGTTCCCGTGACTATTTCcaagaagaaagaaaaatgtAAATACTATCCGTCATGTAAAAATGGAGAAAGGTGTGAATTTATCCATCCAGCTAAAATGTGTGAACAATTTCCATATTGCAAGTTTGGTGATAAATGTCTCTACATTCACCCAAATTGCAAGTTTGGAAATTCATGTACTAAGAGAGGGTGCCCTTTTGTGCATTTGAACGAATATG GTGCTAAAAATGCAATTTCGGCAGTTCCAGTGAAGACGCAGGTTCTAACAGTCcaaatttgcaaattttttCCAAAGTGTACAAATCTGTCTTGTTCTTTTTTTCATCCCAAACCATGTAAATATGGAATTTATTGTAAGAATCAATCAGGTTGTAATTATATTCATTCAGCTTTTTCAACTTCTAAAAGTCTCACTTGGAAAGCTAAATAG
- the LOC123685496 gene encoding zinc finger CCCH domain-containing protein 14 isoform X1, producing MVDMGAEVGQKMRSAIKAKLTELDCYVDDELPDYIMVMVANKRTKTQMNEDLSLFLNRKTSVFVDWLHIVLKKLKEVSVTNLDVYKKASKRKSNEYTNAKVHQKKIKKEYCKNTDAIIFKQEMENNQDKSLTDDLPLNVKSLTENRKIVLIPDKPQNSLNQSFDIPSLSEIEQPSLMELKDIESQIKNVKSRLGFKIDQEVDESELQQLIENNKKIPNECEISSNRRQAIRESKYGTNSNITGIEDNPKRIEFGDTNDHSSNVRKEHSKIIFSKKDFRSPSRSPPRKKSIHDRLGTYGDEKTKSVLSRLGNYSLNEKKEDSNTKRTHSKYVKERKLKEIRVSDIREKNKSILVKNGVLQSGGVKDLRSQLSVGGSVMAKNKDLKKRLGLSSKVTIPPMDPQLLEDTFKKREVVSVIKVKPRILPPNVQQANKNLLLKAVADAQKSIAQSKSVGQNHKNTSTIFGNPDVRYKEDDSELLVHTAKTRKVSEVGKEILKQFLSSQSDESSDQEYIPIPIKRTEANVKYVPSSLDRNVEENDENAEKKHKFIVTLDGIQKSDMVARLSVKDRLDTRTLRSPIIFDVDGESTKTKRNIPQELPTVPVTISKKKEKCKYYPSCKNGERCEFIHPAKMCEQFPYCKFGDKCLYIHPNCKFGNSCTKRGCPFVHLNEYGAKNAISAVPVKTQVLTVQICKFFPKCTNLSCSFFHPKPCKYGIYCKNQSGCNYIHSAFSTSKSLTWKAK from the exons ATGGTTGACATGGGGGCTGAAGTTGGCCAAAAAATGAGG tcAGCTATCAAGGCGAAACTAACAGAATTAGACTGCTATGTTG ATGACGAGTTACCAGACTATATTATGGTAATGGTTGCTAATAAGCGTACCAAGACCCAAATGAACGAAGATTTATCCCTCTTTTTGAATAGAAAAACATCAGTCTTTGTTGATTGGCTTCATATAGTATTAAAGAAACTTAAAGAAGTTTCGGTAACCAATTTGG ATGTTTACAAGAAAGCTAGTAAAAGAAAATCCAATGAATATACAAATGCAAAAGTACatcagaagaaaataaaaaaagaatattgtaAGAATACTGAtgcaataattttcaaacaggaAATGGAAAATAACCAAGATAAATCTCTAACAGATGATTTACCTTTGAATGTAAAATCTCTGactgaaaatagaaaaattgttttgattcCTGATAAACCTCAAAATAGTCTTAATCAAAGCTTTGATATACCCTCATTGTCTGAAATTGAACAGCCATCTCTgatggaattgaaagatattgagtctcaaataaaaaatgttaaaagtaGATTGGGTTTTAAAATAGACCAAGAGGTAGATGAATCTGAATTGCAACAattaattgaaaacaataaaaaaataccaaatGAATGTGAGATTTCCAGCAATAGGAGGCAAGCCATTAGGGAGTCaaaatatggaacaaattccAATATAACAGGGATAGAGGATAATCCCAAAAGAATTGAATTTGGTGATACTAATGATCATTCCTCAAATGTTAGAAAAGAACAttctaaaattatattttccaaAAAGGACTTTAGATCACCTTCAAGATCTCCACCTAGGAAGAAATCTATTCATGATAGACTTGGGACATATGGTGATGAGAAAACTAAATCAGTGTTGAGCCGACTTGGAAATTATAGTTTGAATGAGAAAAAAGAAGATTCAAACACAAAGAGAACACATTCAAAGTATGTAAAGGAAAGGAAACTAAAGGAAATTAGAGTCTCAGATATTAGAGAGAAAAACAAGAGTATTCTAGTTAAAAATGGAGTGTTACAGAGTGGAGGAGTTAAAGATTTACGTAGTCAACTATCAGTGGGTGGATCAGTGATGGCAAAGAACAAG GATTTAAAGAAACGACTTGGTTTATCTTCTAAAGTTACTATTCCACCAATGGATCCACAATTGCTCGAAGATACTTTTAAAAAACGAGAGGTTGTCAGTGTCATCAAGGTTAAACCTAGGATTTTACCACCAAATGTTCAACAAGCCAACAAAAATCTCCTTTTGAAGGCTGTTGCCGACGCACAAAAGAGTATAGCGCAATCAAAATCAGTTGGACAGAATCATAAG AATACTTCAACCATTTTTGGTAATCCAGATGTGAGATATAAGGAAGATGATTCAGAGTTACTTGTACATACTGCCAAAACACGAAAAGTATCAGAAGTAGGAAAAGAAATACTCAAACAATTCTTATCTAGTCAAAGCGATGAATCTTCAGACCAAGAGTATATACCAATACCCATTAAAAGAACAGAAGCCAATGTAAAGTATGTCCCTAGTTCTCTTGATAGGAATGTGGAAGAGAATGATGAAAATGCtgagaaaaaacacaaattcaTTGTTACTTTAGATGGAATTCAAAAGAGCGATATGGTTGCGAGATTATCTGTTAAGGATAGACTCGATACTAGAACACTTAGATCACCAATTATCTTTGATGTTGACGGTGAAAGTACTAAGACTAAGAGGAACATACCTCAAGAACTTCCGACAGTTCCCGTGACTATTTCcaagaagaaagaaaaatgtAAATACTATCCGTCATGTAAAAATGGAGAAAGGTGTGAATTTATCCATCCAGCTAAAATGTGTGAACAATTTCCATATTGCAAGTTTGGTGATAAATGTCTCTACATTCACCCAAATTGCAAGTTTGGAAATTCATGTACTAAGAGAGGGTGCCCTTTTGTGCATTTGAACGAATATG GTGCTAAAAATGCAATTTCGGCAGTTCCAGTGAAGACGCAGGTTCTAACAGTCcaaatttgcaaattttttCCAAAGTGTACAAATCTGTCTTGTTCTTTTTTTCATCCCAAACCATGTAAATATGGAATTTATTGTAAGAATCAATCAGGTTGTAATTATATTCATTCAGCTTTTTCAACTTCTAAAAGTCTCACTTGGAAAGCTAAATAG
- the LOC123685498 gene encoding DNA-directed RNA polymerase III subunit RPC3: MHIRTNEVVSLIIRERFGPIIEKVVHVLHTQSTSTLKEIRQKTELPLDKVKEALCILIKYRLVSFEPSEKYTNVAYYSLCVGNIILMLRYPKYMIVIKKKFGDQSEMIIEELLQNSYLTAQNIILNVAERLKCDKNELCHIRDTFCSLVVAKYIRKLPKKIINEEDELQVPTFDNSEEEAFSTPTVDLKLLTQVYIKKIEKKELPKDDYWIVNFDRYHQDMRDQCIVDAFVNRIDESAGTFVGLLLQQMYIRTEPWADSSNPVPLSEIKHILTKKMINPNLVTFFDQYVNVIEQDNHHIVVRSGEASGGSFQIHLKKAFTALAWELVEQVILQKFDSKATRIFRLVKEKEYIDPEQLQQLVMIPSKDAKRISYQLVQERFLKMRDFKKPTSNSGPVKSATLFYIDLNTVVENLYSLSFKTLRNIMLRRNHLYDTNKRLLEKKQRCDMIVMMMKTQGATAEQISEFEENISPPEREIINNVERQMKKLSLAELEMDNTIFIIEMYLKYHFHKILY; the protein is encoded by the exons atgcatattCGAACGAATGAAGTGGTTTCCCTGATTATTCGTGAAAGATTTGGACCAATAATAGAGAAAGTAGTTCATGTTCTTCATACTCAAAGTACATCAACTTTAAAGGAAATAAGACAAAAAACAGAACTTCCTCTAGATAAG gtaaaAGAAGCTTTATGTATTCTGATAAAATATAGGCTTGTGTCATTCGAACCATCTGAGAAATACACTAATGTTGCATATTACTCATTATGTGTTGGAAATATAATATTGATGTTGCGTTATCCAAAATATATGAtcgtgataaagaaaaaatttggtGATCAGTCAGAAATGATTATAGAAGAATTATtgcaaaatagttatttgaCTGCCCAAAACATAATCCTGAATGTAGCTGAAAGATTGAAATGTGATAAAAATGAACTCTGCCATATAAGGGATACATTTTGTTCTCTAGTTGTAGCCAAATATATACGAAAACTacctaaaaaaataattaatgaggAAGATGAACTCCAAGTTCCTACATTTGATAATTCTGAAGAAGAAGCCTTTTCTACACCTACTGTTGACTTGAAATTATTAACTCAAGTATACATAaagaaaatagagaaaaaaGAATTACCTAAAGATGATTATTGGATTGTGAATTTTGATAGATACCATCAAGACATGAGAGATCAATGTATTGTGGATGCTTTTGTTAACAGAATTGATGAAAGTGCTGGAACCTTTGTTGGATTACTTCTTCAACAGATGTATATCCGAACAGAACCTTGGGCTGATTCTTCAAATCCTGTACCATTATCTGAAATTAAACATATTCTTacaaagaaaatgataaatCCAAATTTAGTAACTTTCTTTGATCAATATGTAAATGTTAttg agcaaGATAACCACCACATTGTGGTCAGATCTGGTGAGGCAAGTGGTGGATCTTTCCAAATTCATCTGAAAAAAGCTTTTACTGCACTGGCATGGGAACTAGTGGAGCAAGTAATCCTACAAAAGTTTGATTCAAAAGCTACCAGAATATTCAGGTTGGTTAAAGAGAAAGAGTATATAGATCCCGAACAACTTCAACAATTAGTAATGATTCCATCCAAAGATGCTAAAAGAATTTCATATCAATTGGTACAAGAAAGATTcctgaaaatgagagattttaaAAAGCCTACTTCTAATAGTGGACCAGTTAAATCTGCGACATTATTCTATATAGACCTCAAtacagttgtagaaaatttgtATAGTTTAAGCTTCAAAACTTTACGAAATATTATGTTAAGAAGAAATCACCTTTATGACACTAATAAAAgacttttggaaaaaaaacaaagatGTGATATGATTGTCATGATGATGAAGACACAGGGTGCTACTGCGGAACAAATATCGGAA tttgaagaaaacatttCTCCTCCTGAAAGAGAGATTATTAACAATGTTGAAAGGCAAATGAAAAAACTCAGCTTGGCGGAATTAGAAATGGATAATACTATATTCATAATAGAAATGTATCTCAAATATCATTTCCACAAAATTCTTTATTAA
- the LOC123685499 gene encoding bone morphogenetic protein 2-like codes for MFSRIWLFVIFAISPAYLLNESVSANTTVGVKIYNISENVPYNISADGKTYFFKYNTNNNQFRIYNRVSVNPLVTQNTSDILLEKRKTTKSNKSNMNELRKFEAFLDEEWNYSSGSSQLNKSDLPFQIYPFLYNAIVQKASMKLENGERVPDITKIVFNKHKNDSMILNLKLGKINPSHSILNAELHFYWHVPEKSKFFKNSCVLRLYEVENEQNDTLASQTPDIHKLLNVIYVSKAQTGWQMFRISRKSIESWANLTEELRLLISISEANQVNSTTVFNDTYNTKKMRTFLILRISDTESDNSFNKMAPKNDSTGYRVSHKYCSRTEFYLDFRKLHWSNFIIAPEGFMAYDCQGKCTRHNVDMFSNHLKMLTTFQDVDKRTRSPCCVGVDFYSLPIMFYDHSGNVVMKIYKNLIVANCGCR; via the exons ATGTTTTCCCGAATATGGCTTTTCGTTATTTTTGCAATTTCGCCAGCATATTTACTGAACGAGAGCGTTTCTGCCAATACCACAGTTGGTGTGAAAATTTACAACATTTCCGAAAATGTGCCTTACAATATATCGGCAGAcggtaaaacatatttttttaaatacaacACCAATAACAACCAATTCAGAATTTATAATAGAGTGAGTGTGAATCCTTTAGTTACGCAGAATACATCAGACATTCTTCTTGagaaaagaaaaacaacaaagtcAAACAAGTCAAATATGAAT GAACTGCGAAAGTTTGAAGCATTTTTAGACGAAGAATGGAACTATAGTAGCGGTAGCAGCCAGTTGAATAAGTCAGATCTTCCATTTCAGATTTACCCCTTTTTGTATAATGCTATTGTACAAAAAGCTTCAATGAAACTAGAAAACGGAGAGAGGGTTCCTGATATAACTAAAATCGTATTCAATAAGCATAAGAATGATTCGATGATCCTAAATTTAAAACTAGGAAAAATTAATCCGAGTCATTCTATTCTCAATGCcgaattgcatttttattggcaCGTTccagaaaaatcgaaatttttcaagaattcctGTGTTTTAAGGCTTTACGAGgttgaaaatgaacaaaacgaTACACTAGCCTCCCAAACGCCTGACATACATAAGCTCTTGAACGTTATATACGTCTCTAAGGCCCAAACAGGATGGCAA ATGTTCAGAATCAGTAGGAAATCAATTGAATCCTGGGCTAATTTAACTGAAGAGCTCAGGCTTTTGATTTCCATATCTGAAGCAAATCAAGTCAACTCCACAACCGTGTTCAATGATACATACAACACGAAAAAGATGAGGACATTCTTAATTCTGAGAATCAGCGACACAG aaagtgACAATTCTTTCAATAAAATGGCTCCAAAAAATGATTCCACAGGATATCGTGTATCTCACAAGTACTGCTCCAGAACTGAGTTCTACCTAGATTTTCGTAAACTACATTGGAGCAATTTCATAATAGCTCCTGAAGGTTTTATGGCTTACGACTGTCAAGGAAAATGTACAAGGCACAATGTGGACATGTTTTCTAaccatttgaaaatgttgacaaCATTTCAAGATGTAGATAAGAGAACCAGAAGCCCATGTTGTGTTGGGGTAGACTTTTATTCATTACCCATTATGTTTTATGACCATTCTGGAAATGTAGTGATGAAAATTTATAAGAATTTGATTGTAGCCAATTGTGGATGTCGTTGa